The window CCGTGCGGAGGATCGCCAACAGCTGGGCGGGCCTGCGCAACTTCTCGGGGGACAAGTTGCCCGTCGTCGGATTTGCGCCAGGGCGATCCGATTTCTTCTGGCTTGCCGGCCAGGGCGGATACGGCATCCTCACCTCGCCGGCACTAGGGCAGCTTGCCGCGAGCCTCGTCATGGATGCACAGTTGCCGGAGGCATTCAGGAGCGAAGCGCTCGCTCCACAATCCTTCTCCCCCGCCCGCTTCCAAAAGTAAGCAAGATCGTGGATCCAGGTTCTGCCGGAGTTGCAGCGGGATTGGACTCGTCGTCAGACCTATGACGGCGTTGGGCGGTGCGCGACGCTGCGAATTTAGATCCCGGCAAATCCTTCTTCATCGATGTCGCCGGCGCCCAGCGCCACGAACCGGTCCAAAAGCCACGAAGCCGCCGGCCCCGGCGGCGTGTCGCGCCGCCAGACGCCGGCGAAGCGATAGATCCCGCCACTGTGGTCAGGGATGGCGAGCCGCATAAGCGTGCCGTTATCGAGATCGGGCTGGACCAAAGGCAGGGGCATGTTGCCCCAGCCGAGCCCCTGGCGCAGCAGCGCGTGCTTCGCGCCGAGGTCGGCGAGCCTCCAGGTGCGGGGACTGAGCACGGCGAAGTCCTGCCCCTCGGTTAGGGGAGAGCGATCCGTCAAGACGAGCTGGACATGGTTGCGCGCCTCGCCCGGCTCGATCCGCTCCATCCGCCCGAGCGGATGGTCGGGCGCAGCCACGGGAACCGTTGGAACCGCCCCTGCCGCAACACAACTCACCCCCTCGACGGCCGTTGCCAGCGGGCCGGAAATGCCGATTATCGCCTTGCGTTCCAGCACCGCCGCAGTAACTGCGCCGAGGGCCTCGACGTGGAGGCACAGCGACACCGTCGGAAACGCCTCGGCGAAGGCGTGCAACGCCTTTCCAATCCTCTCCGCCGGCAGCATCACGTCGACGGCGATGTCGACCTCCGCCTCCAATCCGTCAAGTAGACCCTTCACCTTAGCCCGCAGGCCGTCGATGCCTTGAGCCAGCGCCCGCGCCTCCGCGAGCACCGTGCGTCCCGCAGCCGTCAGCTTGGGCTTTCGCGTGCCGTCGCGTTCGAA of the Sinorhizobium chiapasense genome contains:
- a CDS encoding LysR family transcriptional regulator, whose product is MSNPGTPTFEQLRVFLAVVDAGSFAGAARNLNRAVSVVSYGIANLEAQLGLELFERDGTRKPKLTAAGRTVLAEARALAQGIDGLRAKVKGLLDGLEAEVDIAVDVMLPAERIGKALHAFAEAFPTVSLCLHVEALGAVTAAVLERKAIIGISGPLATAVEGVSCVAAGAVPTVPVAAPDHPLGRMERIEPGEARNHVQLVLTDRSPLTEGQDFAVLSPRTWRLADLGAKHALLRQGLGWGNMPLPLVQPDLDNGTLMRLAIPDHSGGIYRFAGVWRRDTPPGPAASWLLDRFVALGAGDIDEEGFAGI